The following nucleotide sequence is from Nitrospira sp..
GGGCGTGAAGACGGATCCGTCGCGGTTGGTCGGGCAAGCCGCGTACTGGTTGGTCATGATTTTTGCGACTGTCGCTGCATTGGGGGCGCTGAACCTTCAGCCCATCAACGATTTTGCCAAATCGTTCCTTGCCTATGTGCCGCACCTGGTGACGGCGGGGCTCATTCTGGTGGCTGGGTGGTTGCTTTCGAACTTCGTATCGCAGGCGGTGCTCATCGGAGCGGTGAACGCGGGCCTGCCCCCCGCTCGGCTCGTGGCCACCTGCTCCCGTTGGGGAATCCAATTGTTGGCCGTTGCGATGGCGCTCGAACAACTCGGCATCGCCCAGAACATCGTGGTGGTCGGATTCGGGATCACATTGGGAGGAATCGTGCTGGCCGGAGCGATTGCCTTCGGGTTGGGCGCCAAGGACCTGGCCAAGGAGTATCTTGAACGCGGACTTTCCATGCGCGCCAGAAATGGGGCGCCGGATGATTTGCGCCATCTGTAACGGGCCATCGGCAGCGGCTCGACGACAAAGGACCAAGCATGAACAGGAACATCTCTGAAGTGGATGGGGAGGCGAAGGCCAGGGCGTGGTTGGGAGGGGAAGCGGCCGTGCCACGGTATCCGCAGCGCGGAGGAGCCCCATTCGTCTTCAAACGGTCACTGCTGGGGCTCGTGGCCTTGGCGGTGGGGCTGGGGTTTGCCGGTGGCCTGCTGACCGGGCTGCAATGTCGCTGCCGTGCTGGATCGGATAGGTCGGATCGCTGACCGCCTCAGGTCCGTCGGCCGTTACAGCTCGCGCAACAGCTCCAACAGACTCCGGTTCCATCCGACCGGTCCCACCCCCTCGGCGCGGATGAGAGAGGGCAGGTCCACATCCGGATCATAGGAACGATCGGGTTTCTGTACGAGGATGGGATAGTCCACTGCCTCAAGTAGCGGCAGGTCGTTCAGGCTGTCACCCACTCCGATCGTGACCAACCCCTGCCCTTCCGCCGAGGCACACCCTCGATACTGCCGGATCAGCCTCCTTGCCGCGATTCCCTTATCGTTCGCCCCCATCAAGTGATAGAACCGACCCCCTCTCGTGCAACGAAGTCCCCGTTCCTCAGTTGCCTGCACCAGCCGAGACCAAGGGATTGGGCCGTGGGGGATGAGAAAGGGCTCGTCATATTCCCGCTCCTTCGCCAGAACGGCCTCTGCAGGCGATAGCCCCGTGAGTTGGGC
It contains:
- a CDS encoding HAD-IIB family hydrolase; translated protein: MPRLVIFTDLDGSLLDADHYSFDAAQEALATIHARGDALVLVSSKTRSEMEPLRLRLGNRHPFIVENGGALFCPAGYFPAPLDHSTRRGAYEVVEIGVPYPVLRKALPAIGQALECRLVGAGDLSVEEFAQLTGLSPAEAVLAKEREYDEPFLIPHGPIPWSRLVQATEERGLRCTRGGRFYHLMGANDKGIAARRLIRQYRGCASAEGQGLVTIGVGDSLNDLPLLEAVDYPILVQKPDRSYDPDVDLPSLIRAEGVGPVGWNRSLLELLREL